GCAGCATCAGATTGTGGATCAGGCTGTGGATTAATGGACTTAGCGGGCTCTGGATCGGAAACAGGGCCAGAAAGGTCATGATCGGGTGTAGTGTCAGTTCTTTGTTTCTTGCTAGCTGCTTGTTCAACATCATCAGTAATTGCTTCAATTTCTGATGTAACTGCAATATCATCTTGAACAACAGAGGTATGGACAGATGGAGGGTTTCCGTCACCACCCTGAAGGCTTATAAGTAATGCTGCTAAGTTCTCAGTAGACATTGGAACTGGCTGTCTAACGGCTTCCTCTTCCTTCTCAGACATAACTACTTCCACTTCGCTTTCTGAGTCGGTTTCTTCTTCACTAGAGTCTGTTTCTGAATCAATATCAAGTACTTCTGTTTCAACTTCAGCATCATTGGCAGCCACTTGCTGTACTTACTGCAGATCATGTTCTTCAGCGATTTGTGCATTTATCTGTTGAGGAGCTCGTGCGACAGGTACTGTGGGCACAACATCACTGAATCTTCCGTGTTTCTCAAGATCAAACTTTCCAACAAAATTGTGCTGCTTTGCTCGTTTGAAACGATATGCATTCTCGAAGCATCCTAGTCCcatgatatatttcatgtatgtaatttAAGGAAATGCTTTGCTGATAAATCTTTAGTAGTatctcttcaagatatagagataaatgaaaaTCTATGTTCACTGAA
The Helianthus annuus cultivar XRQ/B chromosome 6, HanXRQr2.0-SUNRISE, whole genome shotgun sequence genome window above contains:
- the LOC110944643 gene encoding uncharacterized protein LOC110944643 is translated as MGLGCFENAYRFKRAKQHNFVGKFDLEKHGRFSDVVPTQVAANDAEVETEVLDIDSETDSSEEETDSESEVEVVMSEKEEEAVRQPVPMSTENLAALLISLQGGDGNPPSVHTSVVQDDIAVTSEIEAITDDVEQAASKKQRTDTTPDHDLSGPVSDPEPAKSINPQPDPQSDAASKKTSTEEPDLYDFNFDFKSTPSQPGSSSGVRVETGSSSGAGNTEHDEAASGYATGKRQVIEHSDSDSDEHANVARLKCRVVVLE